The Anaeromyxobacter sp. Fw109-5 genomic interval CGCGTCCACCTTCTGCTCCTCGACGACGAGCCGCTCGTAGAGGTCGCTCGTCTCGCCGAAGTGGAGGTCGAAGAGGAGGTCCACGGCCGGCCAGTCCTTGCGCACGTCGGAGAACGCGGGGCCGTGGAACGCCACCGCCACCCACGGGAGGGTGGGGGTCGCCCACGGGACGTGGGCGTAGACCGGTCCCTGCGGCGGCGGCTCGCGCGGGACCTCGGCGCGGTGCGAGCCGCGCCTCCACTTCCCGAAGTGGCGCTCGACGAGCGGGAGGACCTTGCGCGGGTCGACGTCGCCGGCCACCACGAGGGTCGCGTGCTCGGGGCGGTACCAGCGCGCGTAGAAGGTCTTCGAGTACTCGTACTGGTTGGGCATGTCCTCGATGTCGGCGAGGAAGCCCATCGTCGTGTGCTTGTAGGTGTGGGCGCGGAAGGCGCTGTCCCGCTGGACCTCGTCGAGCTTGCGCAGCGGGTTCGAGGCGTTCTTGTCGTACTCGCCCAGGATCGCGCGCGACTCCGTCTTGAAGGCCGCCACGGAGTAGTCGAGGTTCATGAAGCGGTCCGCCTCGATCTCGAGGACCTTCTCGAGGTCCTGCTTCGCGAACGTGAGGTGGTAGTTCGTGAGGTCGTCCGAGGTGTACGCGTTCTGCCGCGCGCCGATGCGCGTGACCACCGCCTGGTAGGCGTCGGGCGGGTAGGCCTTCGTGCCGCGGAACATCATGTGCTCGAAGAAGTGGGCGAAGCCCGACTTCCCCGGCTCGACCTCGTTCCGCGAGCCGGTCTGGATCGCGATCTGGACCGACACGATGTCGGGGAAGCCGGTCGGGACGACGAGCACCTTCAGGCCGTTCGGGAGCGTGCGCTCGACGGCCGGAAAGGCCAGGACGTCGCGGGCGGCGGAGGGCGGCGCGGCGAACGCCGTGGCCGCCGGAGCCACGACGGCGAGGGACAGCAGGAGGGCGGGGGTGCGCATCACGTTCACCTCGAGTGCTCAGCGGGCGCCGACCTGCGCGGGGACGCCGAGCTCCTGGAGCAGGTTCGGCGCCTTCGCGACGTCGCCGAGGAACCAGAGCAGGTAGCGGGAGTCGACCTGGATGGAGCGGGTGGACTCCGCGTCGAAGAGGAAGTCGGACGCGATCGTCTCCCAGGTCCCGTCGAAGAGCAGGCCCACCAGCTCGCCGCGGGAGTTCAGCACGGCCGAGCCGGAGTTGCCGCCGGTCGTGTCGACGCTGGAGAGGAAGTCCACGGGCACGTCGCCGAGCTTCGCATCGACGAACGGGCCGCCCCCCCGCGCGCGCTGCGCGCGGATCGCCTCGCGCACGGGCGCCGGCACGTCGAACTCCTCGTCGCCGGCGCGGTGCTTCGCGAGCACGCCCGCGAGCGTGGTCTGGGGCAGGTAGTAGAGCCCGTCGCGCGGCGACACCCCCTTCACCACCCCGTACGTCACGCGGAGGGTCGAGTTCGCGTCGGGCGCGAGCACGCCGCCCGCCCTGGCGACGAGGGCGCGCGCGTAGAGCGGGCCCACGCGCGAGCGCGCGCCGTCGCGCGCATACTGCTCCTCACGCAGCTGCCGCTCGAACGGCCGGAGCGCCGCGAACAGCTCGAGGAAGCGGTCCTTCCGGCCGGTGAGGTCCTTCGTGGACGCCCGCTCGAGCAGCGCGAGGCGGGTCTTCCGGTCCGCCAGCCGCGTCCCGGCGTAGAGCCGGTCGAGGAACGCGTCGATCCGCCGGGCGGCCTCGTCCGGCGGCGCGCCGGGGGTGAGCCCGACGGCGGCGTCGAGCGGCGGGATGCGCTGGTCCGCGGGGAGCGCCGCCGCCTCCACGAGGGCGTAGCGGAGCTGCGCGCGATCCGCGCCCAGGTCGAGCGTGCGCTCGAGCCGCTCGAGCGACTCCCGGAGGCGGGGCCACTCGCGCTGCTGGTACGCCGGGTCGCGCTCGAGGTCCTTCTTCGGGCGCTCCTCCGCGACGCGCGAGATCGCTCGCGCCGCGGAGAGGAGCGAGGAGTTCATGGTGAGCGACTGGAACACGAGATCGCGCTCGCGGGTCCGCTCCTTCGCCGCCTGGAGCCGGTCGAGCGCAGGGAGCGCGGCGCCGAGCTCGGCCTGGCGCGCGGGCTCCGCCTGGAGCCACGCCACGAGCGCCTGCTCGTCCCGGGCCTTCTTCTCGAGGAGCCCGCCCCTGGCGGCGCCCTCGAGCACGCCCTCGCGGTTCTTCATCGAGTTCGCGAGCCCCCGCACGCGGGGGTTCACGCGGATCGCGGTCTCCGGCGACTCGCGGGAGAGCCGCTCGAGGATGGCGAGGAGGTCCTTGTTGCGGCGCACCGTGCCCGGGTACGCCCACTCCATCTGCTCCTTCACCTCGCGCAGCGTCTTGAGCCGCTGCGTCCGCCCGGGATAGCCGGCCACGAACACGAGGTCCCCCTCGGACGCGCCCTTCGGGGACACCTTCAGCCAGCGCCTCGGACGGTAGGGGACGTTGTCCTTCGCGTGCGGTCGCGGCGCGCCGTCCTTGCCCACGTACGCGCGGTACAGCGCGAAGTCGCCCGAGTGGCGGGGCCACATCCAGTTGTCGGTCTCGCCGCCGAAGTTCCCGACGTTGCCGGGCGGAGCGAACACGAGCCGCACGTCCTGGATCTCGAGCTGGCCGATCTCGAACCAGCGCGCGCCCTCGAAGAAGGAGGCCACCGTGCAGCGGAGGCCCGGCTTCTCGCAGCGCGCGGTGCGCGCCTTCACGCGGCGCTCGAGGAGCTTGCCCCGCTCCGCGTCGCCCACCCTCGCGTCGATGCCTCCCGCGATCTCCGCCGTGACCTCCTTCACGGACACGGTCACGAACACGCGCGCGCCTGGGCCGCTCCACAGCTCCTCCGCGCGCGCGCGCGCCACGAACCCGTCCTCGAGGAGGTTCCGCTCGGGCGTCGAGTTGAACTGGAGCGTGCCGATGACGCAGTGGTGGTTGGTGGCGACGAGGCCGTCGGGCGAGACGAACGAGGCGCTGCACCCGCCGAGCGAGACGATCGCGCCCATCGGCTGGCCGGTCAGGTCCGCGAACTGGCGCGCGTCGCCGTCGAAGCCGAGCTGCTGGAGACGCGGGGCCAGGTCGGGGATCTGCTGCGGCATCCACATGCCCTCGTCGGCAGGAGCGAGGACGGGGAGCGCGAGCGCGAGCAAGGCGGCGAGGCGAGCTTTCACCATCGTCATCTCCTCTTCGGGGGACCGCGACGTAACCATGCAGGCGGCCTGCGGGCAAGCCATCCCGCGCGCGCGGCGCCGGCCCGCGCGCGAGGCGGGAGCACCGGCTTCGTGACGTGCGGGCCCCGAGGGGAGAGGGGCGCCGCGCCGTGAAATAGCCGCGCCGGGTGCGCGTAACCCAGCTCGACGGAGGTCACGGATCATGAAGGGTTTCGCGCTTCTCGCACTCGCTCTCGCGCTCCAGGCGGCGTTCTTCTTCAGCGTGATGATGACGCCCACCGCGTCGGAGGCCGCCGCCCGCCTCCCGGCGGTCGACGACGAGCCGGAGCTCGTCCACTACGCGGCGCCGATCGTGGTGCGCTCGTGATCGCCGGTGCGACGCTCGCGCTCGCCGGCGATGCGCGCGGGCGCGGCCGAGCTCCAGCGCCGCGCGGGAGAGGCCGCCCG includes:
- a CDS encoding S46 family peptidase, which translates into the protein MVKARLAALLALALPVLAPADEGMWMPQQIPDLAPRLQQLGFDGDARQFADLTGQPMGAIVSLGGCSASFVSPDGLVATNHHCVIGTLQFNSTPERNLLEDGFVARARAEELWSGPGARVFVTVSVKEVTAEIAGGIDARVGDAERGKLLERRVKARTARCEKPGLRCTVASFFEGARWFEIGQLEIQDVRLVFAPPGNVGNFGGETDNWMWPRHSGDFALYRAYVGKDGAPRPHAKDNVPYRPRRWLKVSPKGASEGDLVFVAGYPGRTQRLKTLREVKEQMEWAYPGTVRRNKDLLAILERLSRESPETAIRVNPRVRGLANSMKNREGVLEGAARGGLLEKKARDEQALVAWLQAEPARQAELGAALPALDRLQAAKERTRERDLVFQSLTMNSSLLSAARAISRVAEERPKKDLERDPAYQQREWPRLRESLERLERTLDLGADRAQLRYALVEAAALPADQRIPPLDAAVGLTPGAPPDEAARRIDAFLDRLYAGTRLADRKTRLALLERASTKDLTGRKDRFLELFAALRPFERQLREEQYARDGARSRVGPLYARALVARAGGVLAPDANSTLRVTYGVVKGVSPRDGLYYLPQTTLAGVLAKHRAGDEEFDVPAPVREAIRAQRARGGGPFVDAKLGDVPVDFLSSVDTTGGNSGSAVLNSRGELVGLLFDGTWETIASDFLFDAESTRSIQVDSRYLLWFLGDVAKAPNLLQELGVPAQVGAR